The DNA window TCTGGCGATGGAGCCGGCCGACGATGTCCCCGGCGAATCCCCGGACCTGACCGTTCTCGACGAGGCCGTCCCCGGGAATTCGGACGCGGCCGTCCCGCTACTCTTGCTCGTCGGCCTGCTCGACTCGCTGGCGCTGCACCGCGCGGAGATCACGGCGTTGCTCGAACGGGTCGAACAGGCCGGGACGGACCCATTACTGGCCGTGGACCGCCTCGCGGACAGCTACGGTGACGACGCACACGTCGATCTCGGCCGTCGTCGCCACCAGCTCGAACAGCTGCTCTGAGTTAATCCTAACGAGTAAGGCACCGAAATTTTATATATCCCACCGTATGCACAAAATGCGGCAGACGGAAGCGTGTGTCCGCTTATGGACCGACACTCTGCCCACTCCCCCATTCCCCACCCCATTCCCCATTCTGGATGGATCAGACGCCGGTCGAGTAGCGTAGCAGTCCGGCGACGCCGCCGAAGGCGGTCTGAAGCTGCTCGCCCTTCTCGAAGTCCGTAGAGATAAAGACCGTCTCGGTCCCGCGCTGGTCGGCCAGCTGCA is part of the Haloarcula salinisoli genome and encodes:
- a CDS encoding DUF6276 family protein; this translates as MSCQSCGGETVAVSVPAELREYLPGNAPAVAVCRACLAMEPADDVPGESPDLTVLDEAVPGNSDAAVPLLLLVGLLDSLALHRAEITALLERVEQAGTDPLLAVDRLADSYGDDAHVDLGRRRHQLEQLL